A genomic segment from Spongiibacter sp. IMCC21906 encodes:
- the moaC gene encoding cyclic pyranopterin monophosphate synthase MoaC has product MADFTHFDGKGNAQMVDVTDKAVSQRQAIATGMVTMQADTLRMIAEGSHKKGDVLAIARIAGIQAAKKTADLIPLCHPLMLSSVKVDFELNHANNTVEIRAMCKLAGQTGVEMEALSAVSVAALTIYDMCKAVDKGMRISDIQLEEKQGGRSGHWQREQTDD; this is encoded by the coding sequence ATGGCGGATTTCACTCACTTTGACGGCAAGGGCAATGCCCAAATGGTGGACGTTACTGACAAGGCCGTTAGTCAACGTCAAGCGATAGCGACGGGCATGGTGACCATGCAAGCTGACACTTTGCGAATGATTGCCGAGGGCAGTCATAAAAAAGGCGATGTGTTGGCTATTGCTCGTATTGCGGGCATTCAGGCCGCGAAAAAAACAGCTGATCTTATCCCCTTGTGTCACCCGCTGATGCTGTCTTCTGTAAAGGTCGACTTTGAATTGAACCATGCCAACAACACGGTGGAAATTCGCGCCATGTGTAAACTGGCTGGCCAGACCGGAGTAGAAATGGAGGCATTAAGCGCCGTGTCTGTTGCCGCATTGACCATTTACGATATGTGTAAAGCCGTCGATAAGGGCATGCGTATTAGCGATATTCAACTAGAAGAAAAACAGGGCGGTCGTTCGGGACATTGGCAGCGGGAGCAGACAGATGATTAA
- a CDS encoding MBL fold metallo-hydrolase — translation MTIKCAIVPVTPYQQNCSIVVCEETGLAAVVDPGGDIEQIEAGLEQLGGKLEKILLTHGHMDHCAAADVMRQKYNIPIIGPHKDDAFWIEKLPEWCSMTGFPHADAFTPDEWLDDGDTVTVGKQTFDVKHCPGHTPGHVIFFHQQKKLAMVGDVLFQGSIGRTDFPRGDHDTLIQSIQEKLWPLGDDVTFIPGHGPTSTFGHERQTNPFVSDTRFG, via the coding sequence ATGACCATTAAGTGTGCCATTGTGCCGGTTACCCCATACCAGCAAAATTGTTCTATTGTCGTGTGTGAAGAAACAGGACTCGCTGCCGTGGTGGACCCGGGCGGTGATATTGAACAAATCGAAGCAGGCCTTGAACAACTGGGCGGCAAGTTAGAAAAAATTCTGCTTACCCACGGCCATATGGACCATTGCGCCGCAGCGGATGTGATGCGCCAAAAATACAATATTCCCATTATTGGCCCCCACAAAGACGATGCTTTTTGGATAGAAAAGCTGCCCGAGTGGTGCAGCATGACGGGCTTTCCCCATGCCGATGCATTTACCCCAGATGAGTGGTTGGACGATGGTGACACTGTTACCGTGGGCAAGCAGACCTTTGATGTAAAGCATTGCCCAGGCCACACGCCGGGGCATGTGATTTTCTTTCATCAACAAAAGAAACTCGCGATGGTGGGAGATGTGCTGTTTCAGGGTTCGATTGGTCGCACTGATTTTCCCAGAGGAGATCACGACACCCTGATACAGTCGATTCAGGAAAAGCTCTGGCCCTTGGGTGATGACGTCACGTTTATTCCTGGTCATGGCCCAACCTCGACATTTGGTCACGAAAGACAGACCAATCCCTTTGTTTCAGATACCCGGTTCGGTTGA